From a single Aquificaceae bacterium genomic region:
- a CDS encoding cellulose biosynthesis cyclic di-GMP-binding regulatory protein BcsB has protein sequence MRRLLILCTVGVAFSQPVIDPQFADRLFPFVTYGEVWTGTPAVIKDATIPNTLVAYGSKEDPEVVALAGRIAYYLGQWTEDIGFTAEDVKQSRMPELLVSDQRLKALNYQNLIVVGTNNDIVKELGLSFDKPTVKLLQKDGKNILVVGGANKEQVLQAGRYLADVRLNFKAGAYRTFFSFVALRGYIEKGEFDAGLRLIRSPMGLSACGKNMALAGPMVAQWGDDLKAVVRHRNNILYNELPKALEAKDKEKAVALWKEAMFTCYQCHQGVNVPQVRRFKPVESIHARHQQIAESFGLVKVVGTEKSCVACHAGPTSIRGYK, from the coding sequence ATGAGGAGGCTTCTTATTCTTTGCACAGTGGGAGTAGCATTCTCGCAGCCGGTAATTGACCCGCAGTTTGCCGACAGGCTCTTTCCCTTTGTAACCTACGGGGAGGTGTGGACTGGCACGCCTGCGGTGATAAAAGATGCCACAATTCCCAACACCCTTGTAGCCTATGGCTCAAAGGAAGACCCTGAGGTGGTTGCCCTTGCGGGCAGGATAGCTTACTACCTTGGTCAGTGGACTGAGGACATAGGCTTCACTGCTGAGGATGTAAAGCAGTCAAGGATGCCGGAGCTTCTCGTGAGTGACCAGAGACTGAAGGCTCTCAACTACCAAAACCTCATCGTGGTTGGGACAAACAACGATATAGTGAAGGAGCTTGGGCTCAGTTTTGACAAACCCACCGTAAAGCTCCTGCAGAAGGATGGGAAAAACATTCTTGTAGTGGGTGGTGCCAACAAGGAGCAGGTGCTTCAGGCAGGAAGATACCTTGCAGATGTAAGGCTCAATTTCAAGGCAGGGGCATACAGGACATTCTTTTCCTTTGTTGCACTCAGAGGCTACATTGAAAAGGGAGAGTTTGATGCCGGTCTCAGACTGATTAGAAGCCCCATGGGACTCTCCGCCTGTGGAAAGAACATGGCTCTTGCCGGTCCCATGGTAGCCCAGTGGGGGGATGACCTCAAGGCCGTTGTCCGGCACAGGAACAACATACTTTACAACGAGCTTCCGAAAGCCTTAGAGGCAAAGGACAAGGAAAAGGCTGTAGCCCTGTGGAAGGAGGCCATGTTTACCTGTTATCAGTGCCATCAGGGCGTAAATGTGCCTCAGGTAAGGAGGTTCAAACCCGTAGAGAGCATACATGCCAGACACCAACAGATAGCAGAGAGTTTTGGACTTGTGAAGGTTGTTGGAACGGAAAAGTCCTGCGTAGCCTGTCATGCAGGACCAACGAGCATAAGGGGCTACAAGTAG
- a CDS encoding bifunctional diguanylate cyclase/phosphodiesterase, which produces MFVKIKKNKECKAPNINLSEVKRFVRELGGQYFGRDFHYYIYDDFLIISKLEEYPESPIGRLHVISVERIILDHLLNWINFERIIEEKSKELQRLYLLLETSEYATQAYNNIDTFSKQVLERLDYTLKMDGSLFYMWNKNAELPERVVFSGGFIQNFPEFKLHQLLEKIMESPEMYGTGNNYLYCKFESNSYQSGVVGLRRERGFDREELLFLKTVSNQLFHVVKLMKVIEDLEKAQANIKFLTEYDPLTMLYNRKSFEKLLKDEMERSDSSGEPLCMLLIDVDNFKVINDTYGYHVGDMVLKHVAEILRKRIRRLDTAGRLGGDEFGVILPKSNKTVVEYIADRLRQEVLNTPLIVGDMEVHASLSVGIVCYPVDAKSREEMLSLGEALMHAIKREGKGKVKMVEESVRELYTTFRRVEREILESFEKRSIEVFMQDIVNLSTERVEGFEALMRLRIKDELLPAGRFIHIAEEMGLVQKLDLVMVEEVFRRVSSYNNHKDVFIFLNLSPQDLTGEFIEDVIRKAGVYNVKAQNIVFEITEREAIQDIGKLSSFIKGMKEAGFKFAIDDFGSGYASFLYLKYMPVDFLKIEGEFIKSMKKSHADRTFVKSMVDVARGLGIRTIAEYVEDAETIDILLDLGVDYAQGYYIGKPGPAEEKLRSFFSIE; this is translated from the coding sequence TTGTTTGTAAAAATAAAGAAAAATAAAGAATGTAAAGCTCCTAACATTAACCTTTCTGAGGTAAAAAGGTTTGTCAGAGAACTTGGAGGGCAATACTTTGGCAGGGATTTTCACTACTACATATACGACGATTTTTTAATAATTAGTAAGCTTGAAGAGTATCCAGAGAGCCCTATAGGCAGATTGCATGTAATAAGTGTGGAGAGAATCATACTTGATCATCTTCTGAATTGGATAAACTTCGAGAGGATTATAGAGGAAAAAAGCAAGGAACTCCAGAGGCTATACCTTCTTTTAGAGACTTCCGAATACGCCACTCAGGCATACAACAACATAGACACCTTTTCAAAACAGGTTCTTGAAAGGCTTGATTACACGCTTAAAATGGATGGGAGCCTTTTCTACATGTGGAACAAAAACGCAGAGCTTCCTGAGAGAGTGGTATTTTCAGGCGGTTTTATACAGAACTTTCCCGAATTCAAACTGCATCAGCTTTTGGAAAAGATAATGGAAAGCCCTGAGATGTATGGAACCGGAAACAATTACCTTTACTGCAAGTTTGAAAGCAACTCATATCAGTCAGGGGTGGTCGGGCTCAGAAGGGAGAGGGGTTTTGACAGGGAAGAACTGCTCTTTTTGAAAACTGTCAGCAATCAGCTCTTCCATGTAGTCAAGCTCATGAAGGTAATAGAAGACCTGGAAAAGGCTCAGGCAAACATAAAATTCCTCACAGAGTATGACCCACTTACCATGCTATACAACAGAAAAAGCTTTGAAAAGCTCCTTAAAGATGAAATGGAAAGGTCTGACAGCTCTGGAGAGCCACTCTGCATGCTCTTAATAGATGTGGATAACTTCAAGGTGATAAACGATACCTATGGCTACCATGTGGGTGATATGGTGCTCAAGCATGTTGCGGAAATTCTCAGAAAAAGGATAAGAAGGCTTGATACGGCGGGCAGGCTGGGTGGGGATGAGTTTGGGGTTATACTTCCAAAATCAAACAAGACTGTAGTGGAATACATAGCTGATAGGCTCAGACAAGAAGTCTTAAACACACCTCTTATCGTAGGCGATATGGAGGTTCATGCAAGCTTAAGCGTAGGTATAGTTTGCTATCCGGTGGATGCAAAAAGCAGGGAGGAGATGCTTTCTCTGGGAGAGGCTCTTATGCATGCCATAAAGAGGGAGGGTAAGGGAAAGGTCAAAATGGTGGAGGAATCCGTAAGAGAGCTATACACAACCTTCAGAAGGGTTGAGAGGGAAATACTGGAGAGCTTTGAGAAAAGGTCAATAGAGGTTTTCATGCAGGATATCGTTAACCTCAGCACTGAGAGGGTGGAAGGCTTTGAAGCCCTCATGAGGCTCAGAATAAAAGATGAACTCCTGCCTGCAGGCAGGTTCATACACATAGCGGAAGAGATGGGTCTCGTTCAGAAGCTTGACCTTGTCATGGTGGAGGAGGTTTTCAGGCGTGTATCTTCCTATAACAACCATAAGGACGTGTTTATATTTCTGAACCTTTCACCTCAAGACCTGACAGGGGAGTTCATAGAGGATGTAATACGCAAAGCAGGCGTATACAATGTAAAAGCTCAGAACATTGTTTTTGAGATAACAGAAAGGGAGGCAATACAGGACATAGGAAAGCTCAGCAGTTTCATAAAGGGGATGAAGGAAGCCGGTTTTAAGTTTGCCATAGATGATTTTGGTTCTGGCTATGCCTCTTTTCTTTACCTAAAATACATGCCCGTGGACTTTCTCAAAATAGAAGGAGAGTTCATAAAGAGCATGAAAAAATCCCATGCGGACAGAACCTTTGTAAAAAGTATGGTAGACGTGGCAAGGGGCCTTGGCATAAGGACAATAGCCGAATACGTGGAGGATGCAGAGACTATTGACATACTTCTGGACCTCGGTGTGGACTACGCACAGGGCTACTACATAGGGAAGCCTGGACCCGCAGAGGAAAAACTCAGGAGCTTTTTCTCCATAGAATAA
- a CDS encoding tetratricopeptide repeat protein — protein MDRLEYFRGLLEKQPENPMIHYSLALEYYRLRDYERTIEHMERYLSLKEDEGAGYRILAKCYEELGDYSKAIQVLQEGIQKALKYKHPSMAEEFRSWVEQLKSLQSF, from the coding sequence ATGGACAGGCTTGAATACTTCAGAGGCCTTCTTGAAAAACAGCCAGAAAATCCTATGATTCACTACTCCCTTGCCCTTGAATACTACAGGCTCAGGGATTACGAGAGGACCATTGAGCACATGGAGAGATATCTTAGCCTGAAAGAGGATGAAGGTGCAGGCTACCGCATTCTGGCAAAGTGCTACGAAGAGCTTGGAGATTACAGTAAAGCTATACAGGTGCTCCAGGAAGGCATACAGAAAGCCCTTAAATACAAACATCCCAGTATGGCGGAGGAGTTCAGGTCTTGGGTAGAGCAGTTAAAGTCCTTGCAGTCCTTTTAG
- a CDS encoding Uma2 family endonuclease — protein sequence MSLVYKHRPHYTVEDYEKWQGDWELVEGMPYAMASPRPINQYLLGILVEILRLSLRECPECKVYAELDWFISFDTVIRPDLMVLCGEIPERVERPPEMVVEIVSPSSRQMDEGLKFELCEREGVKYFVLVYPDEKEVKVFELSVGKYREKMDKRFSLGRCEVEINFKEVFGGSG from the coding sequence ATGAGCTTAGTCTATAAGCACAGACCCCACTACACGGTGGAGGATTACGAAAAATGGCAGGGAGACTGGGAGCTGGTTGAAGGTATGCCCTACGCCATGGCCTCGCCAAGGCCAATTAATCAATACCTTCTGGGAATTCTTGTGGAAATTCTTCGCCTATCATTGAGAGAATGTCCTGAATGCAAGGTTTATGCTGAACTTGACTGGTTTATCTCCTTCGATACGGTTATAAGGCCTGACCTCATGGTGCTGTGCGGAGAGATTCCTGAAAGGGTAGAAAGACCTCCAGAAATGGTTGTGGAGATAGTTTCACCCTCCAGCAGGCAAATGGATGAAGGGTTAAAGTTTGAGCTCTGCGAAAGGGAAGGTGTGAAGTATTTTGTTTTGGTTTATCCCGATGAGAAGGAGGTTAAAGTTTTTGAGCTTTCTGTGGGTAAATACAGAGAAAAGATGGACAAGAGATTTAGCCTTGGCAGGTGTGAAGTTGAGATAAATTTTAAGGAGGTCTTCGGTGGGTCTGGCTGA
- a CDS encoding MASE3 domain-containing protein: MFSYVYRDQLVLERTDFAFWIATLRISSFVLLLFLIITLIALGRRFICERLYILGLFLIPSLIPDLFHILSFVFFPDFITKNTRNKVAYLFLLSRTLVLFAFYASIFHKHIFQRIPLNSYRYLTLFSVLASFLIVLFHHNLPPLYIEGIGQPWYRDMYDLVTVVLYAFLAFYTFKNSIFGKENRLYMLTVFVFLSLSSLSLALYKHFYDFLIVLASAYRLIAYGIILYVVLYKNIREEAVKIMDASRRLLTEMPRKKPVKEDHILLVQVEKSLSYLVTALFLYDLRENKLVAIVCKNKEK, encoded by the coding sequence ATGTTTTCCTATGTATACAGAGACCAGCTTGTCCTTGAAAGGACTGACTTTGCCTTCTGGATAGCAACTCTTAGAATAAGCTCTTTTGTGCTTCTTTTGTTCTTGATTATAACCCTCATCGCTCTAGGCAGACGATTCATATGTGAAAGGCTCTATATTCTCGGACTTTTTCTTATACCTTCCCTGATACCCGACCTTTTCCACATACTTTCTTTCGTTTTCTTTCCAGATTTTATAACAAAGAATACAAGAAATAAAGTTGCTTATTTGTTTCTCCTTTCAAGGACTTTAGTCCTTTTTGCATTTTATGCCTCCATATTCCATAAACACATATTTCAGCGCATTCCATTAAATTCATACAGATACTTGACTCTTTTTTCTGTTCTTGCTTCCTTTCTTATAGTATTGTTTCATCATAATTTACCACCGCTATACATTGAGGGCATAGGTCAACCGTGGTATAGAGATATGTATGATTTGGTAACAGTGGTTTTATATGCTTTTCTTGCCTTTTACACATTTAAAAATAGTATATTTGGGAAAGAAAACCGCCTGTATATGCTTACCGTCTTTGTGTTTTTGAGTCTTTCCTCTTTAAGTCTGGCTCTTTACAAGCATTTTTATGATTTTCTGATTGTTTTAGCCTCTGCCTATAGGCTTATCGCCTACGGGATTATCCTGTATGTGGTTCTTTATAAAAATATTAGGGAGGAGGCTGTAAAAATTATGGATGCATCTCGTAGACTCTTAACAGAAATGCCTAGGAAAAAGCCTGTGAAGGAAGACCATATTCTTCTTGTGCAGGTGGAAAAATCTCTTTCTTATTTAGTGACAGCTTTATTTCTTTATGACCTTAGAGAGAATAAGCTAGTAGCGATTGTTTGTAAAAATAAAGAAAAATAA
- a CDS encoding DUF3108 domain-containing protein, giving the protein MGRAVKVLAVLLGLAGLSISQELKACYRAYLLFLPVAETCITYRQENNNLKINSNVRTINVGKVVKRVYNRGGAVIELPELKPKHFVYYQEEGEFKRYQEYRFGNGRIKVTEIKYVKLSDEVEKKEEKEYEYRGFVDPYTASLILYRDSSVNPAGTIKMFYDDKEYWLPYSVVGRERLETPIGSFNTRKLEVHPNIETKGLLKPKGVWYLWIDEETEVPVRMELKFLIGSATARLERLEGNKDLLKNLLTAKR; this is encoded by the coding sequence TTGGGTAGAGCAGTTAAAGTCCTTGCAGTCCTTTTAGGACTTGCCGGTTTATCCATATCTCAGGAGCTTAAAGCCTGCTACAGGGCTTACCTTCTGTTTCTTCCCGTGGCTGAGACCTGCATAACATACAGGCAGGAAAACAACAACCTGAAGATAAACAGCAATGTAAGGACGATAAACGTTGGAAAGGTGGTAAAGAGGGTTTACAACAGGGGAGGTGCAGTTATAGAGCTGCCAGAACTTAAACCAAAACACTTTGTTTACTATCAGGAGGAGGGTGAGTTCAAGAGGTATCAGGAATACAGGTTCGGCAATGGCAGGATTAAGGTCACAGAGATAAAGTATGTAAAGTTAAGCGATGAGGTGGAAAAGAAAGAAGAGAAGGAATACGAATACAGGGGTTTTGTAGACCCATACACTGCAAGCCTTATTCTCTACAGAGATAGCTCTGTCAACCCTGCCGGCACTATAAAAATGTTCTACGATGATAAAGAATACTGGCTACCTTACAGTGTGGTTGGCAGAGAAAGATTAGAAACCCCCATTGGCTCCTTCAATACAAGGAAGCTGGAGGTCCATCCAAACATAGAAACAAAAGGGCTTTTAAAACCAAAGGGCGTATGGTATCTCTGGATAGATGAAGAGACGGAGGTGCCCGTAAGGATGGAGCTTAAATTCCTTATAGGTTCTGCCACTGCAAGGCTTGAAAGGCTAGAAGGGAATAAAGACCTTTTGAAAAATCTTCTGACTGCAAAAAGGTAG
- a CDS encoding universal stress protein: MKFLVPVDFTEITNPLLRTVKLFGQAHSAEVHLLNVVSPVLYLPYPESFGMSTVDLQLLAELQERKKEESKERLKALAEFLKPLKVEVSVEVGDPAEAVLEKEKDFDLVFMGSHKKGLVERIIVGSTTEKVVKYSRRPVFVLKGKEPESIKRVLVGYDFSEYARKALEFAVRLLKPLSPHIVLLHVEETIELPVVEGIRDVLSERYREEKIKHMGEIEGWLRDSGFEVSSYVLEERSPADGIKNFLKENPHIDMVVLGSRGLSGLKRVLLGSTSSELLRSLDIPLLIHRSME, from the coding sequence ATGAAGTTTCTTGTGCCCGTTGACTTTACGGAGATAACTAATCCGCTGCTCAGAACTGTTAAACTGTTCGGTCAGGCCCACTCTGCAGAGGTCCATCTTCTCAATGTGGTCTCTCCAGTCCTTTACCTTCCATATCCGGAGAGCTTTGGGATGAGCACAGTGGACCTTCAGCTGCTTGCAGAACTTCAGGAGAGGAAAAAGGAGGAATCAAAAGAAAGGTTAAAGGCTCTTGCAGAGTTCCTGAAGCCTCTGAAGGTGGAAGTCTCTGTTGAAGTAGGAGATCCGGCGGAGGCGGTGCTTGAAAAGGAGAAGGATTTTGACCTTGTTTTTATGGGTAGCCATAAAAAGGGTCTTGTGGAGAGGATAATTGTAGGCTCAACCACAGAAAAGGTGGTAAAGTATTCCAGAAGGCCTGTGTTCGTGCTGAAAGGGAAAGAGCCTGAGAGCATAAAAAGGGTTCTGGTAGGATACGACTTTTCAGAGTATGCCAGAAAAGCCCTTGAATTTGCAGTAAGGCTTTTAAAGCCTCTTTCTCCACACATAGTCCTCCTGCACGTGGAAGAAACCATAGAGCTTCCCGTAGTTGAGGGTATAAGGGATGTTCTGAGTGAAAGATACAGGGAAGAAAAGATAAAACATATGGGGGAAATTGAGGGCTGGTTGAGAGATTCTGGGTTTGAGGTTTCTTCCTATGTGCTTGAAGAAAGGTCGCCTGCGGACGGCATAAAGAACTTTTTGAAGGAAAATCCCCATATTGACATGGTGGTTCTTGGAAGCAGGGGCCTGTCCGGTCTAAAGAGAGTGCTTCTTGGAAGCACATCCTCAGAGCTTTTGAGGTCTCTTGACATACCACTTCTTATACACAGGAGTATGGAATGA
- a CDS encoding thioredoxin family protein, which yields MLLNLEVRTQLRDIFSKELKEPVNLKLFSQAIGCETCQIAEDLLKELADVEPEKIKLEIYSPLVDREISQQYGVERVPTIVIEGDRDYGIRYIGLPAGLEFTTLVQGVVQVSKREPKLSERTVEMLKSIDLPMEIMVFVTTSCGYCPSAAITAMNFAMASENIKALIVDASENMDLAERFQVVGVPKIVINRGLAEFVGAQPENNFLGYVISAYEKLRRENGQA from the coding sequence ATGCTCTTGAACCTTGAAGTGAGAACTCAGCTCAGAGACATATTCTCCAAGGAACTGAAAGAGCCGGTAAATCTCAAGCTCTTTTCTCAGGCAATAGGATGTGAAACCTGTCAGATTGCAGAGGACCTTCTGAAAGAACTTGCTGATGTGGAGCCTGAAAAGATAAAGCTGGAGATTTACTCCCCACTGGTGGACAGAGAAATCAGCCAGCAGTATGGCGTTGAGAGAGTGCCCACCATAGTGATAGAGGGCGACAGAGACTACGGGATAAGATACATAGGGCTTCCCGCAGGGCTTGAGTTTACCACTCTTGTTCAGGGTGTGGTTCAGGTCTCAAAGAGAGAGCCAAAGCTCTCAGAAAGAACTGTGGAGATGCTAAAAAGCATAGACCTTCCCATGGAAATAATGGTCTTTGTCACCACATCCTGCGGATACTGCCCCTCTGCAGCCATAACCGCCATGAACTTTGCCATGGCAAGCGAAAACATAAAGGCACTCATAGTGGACGCCAGCGAAAACATGGACCTGGCTGAGAGGTTTCAGGTGGTAGGAGTGCCAAAGATAGTTATAAACAGGGGGCTTGCTGAGTTTGTGGGTGCACAGCCGGAGAACAACTTTCTTGGTTATGTGATATCCGCCTACGAGAAGCTGAGGAGAGAAAATGGACAGGCTTGA
- a CDS encoding LptF/LptG family permease, producing the protein MIFRWFFWRFLRLGILISFLLTFLFLIFQIIRLDQIVFQLPLRDSLPFFFLWFLFYFSYMLPTAIFISFAFSLFELKESKKLHIIQSFGLSPASIYKNSLLMLSPLLLALSFVFYMLREEDIGFVRRQLMLKYYALIITSIPPKSFQSFGQFTLYAEKRDGNHLEGIFFKFNEGVVIAKKAKVGGGEITFEGGSLLTQREGKTFATDFKTYRLSLNTIVNESKKTSSRDYIAGILNALSPLFLMGIAYRLVWFLEHHHSFYYFVGLTSILYQISLLLLKQKL; encoded by the coding sequence ATGATATTCCGCTGGTTTTTCTGGAGGTTTTTGAGGCTTGGGATACTTATCAGCTTTTTGCTTACCTTTCTGTTCCTAATATTCCAGATAATCAGACTTGACCAGATAGTGTTCCAGTTGCCCTTAAGAGATTCCCTTCCCTTTTTTTTCCTTTGGTTTTTATTTTACTTTTCCTACATGCTACCGACTGCAATTTTCATATCCTTTGCCTTCAGTCTTTTTGAACTCAAAGAGAGCAAAAAGTTGCACATAATACAGTCTTTTGGACTCAGCCCCGCCAGCATCTATAAAAATAGCCTTTTAATGCTCTCCCCCCTACTGCTTGCCCTCTCTTTTGTGTTTTACATGCTTAGAGAGGAGGATATAGGCTTTGTGAGGAGACAGCTGATGCTGAAATACTATGCCCTGATAATAACCTCCATACCCCCAAAGAGCTTTCAGAGCTTTGGACAGTTCACACTGTATGCAGAGAAAAGAGATGGAAACCATCTTGAAGGAATATTTTTCAAATTTAATGAAGGCGTGGTCATAGCAAAAAAGGCAAAGGTGGGGGGTGGAGAAATAACCTTTGAGGGGGGGTCGCTTCTGACGCAGAGGGAGGGGAAAACCTTCGCCACAGACTTTAAGACTTACAGGCTGAGCCTCAATACAATAGTTAATGAAAGCAAAAAAACTTCTTCAAGAGACTACATAGCCGGAATCCTGAACGCACTGTCTCCCCTCTTTCTTATGGGTATAGCTTACAGGCTCGTGTGGTTTCTGGAACACCATCACAGTTTCTACTATTTTGTGGGTTTGACCTCCATACTCTATCAGATATCCCTTTTACTCCTCAAGCAGAAGCTGTAG
- a CDS encoding DUF1461 domain-containing protein: MALGKGFFLRAVLVALFPLFITLLLVRLAFTEAFVGFLYRKVDLPPDPMPYELRLSIAKMGLRSVLSDEGMEEFRSSGLFNQREIRHMEDVKRLLSFFFNFLYLGLPLWLVGFFAIRSKKEMGKVLFFGSLLLEAFIILVIILSAISYEWLFEAFHNLFFDPYSWRFRDEDMLLRVYPMDFWFKATLYTAFGVFCLNILLQVTGFILWRKSS; encoded by the coding sequence ATGGCTCTGGGTAAAGGCTTTTTTCTGAGGGCTGTGCTGGTGGCCCTCTTTCCTCTCTTTATAACGCTCCTCCTTGTTCGCCTTGCCTTTACAGAAGCCTTTGTGGGGTTTCTCTACAGAAAGGTTGACCTTCCACCAGACCCCATGCCCTATGAGCTGAGGCTGAGCATAGCCAAGATGGGATTGCGTTCAGTGCTTTCTGATGAGGGTATGGAGGAGTTTAGAAGCTCCGGACTTTTTAACCAGAGAGAAATAAGACATATGGAGGATGTGAAAAGGCTTCTTAGCTTTTTCTTTAATTTTCTCTACCTGGGGCTTCCCCTCTGGCTTGTGGGATTTTTCGCCATAAGAAGCAAGAAGGAAATGGGAAAGGTTCTCTTTTTTGGAAGCCTTCTCCTTGAGGCTTTTATCATCCTTGTGATAATCCTCTCTGCCATAAGTTATGAGTGGCTTTTTGAGGCCTTTCACAACCTTTTCTTTGACCCTTACTCTTGGCGATTCAGGGATGAAGATATGCTTCTGAGAGTCTATCCCATGGATTTCTGGTTTAAGGCAACTCTTTACACCGCCTTTGGAGTTTTCTGCTTAAATATCCTTCTTCAGGTTACTGGCTTTATTCTATGGAGAAAAAGCTCCTGA
- a CDS encoding tetratricopeptide repeat protein: protein MRLFFFLIFASISLAYNPYTDYVFCRLYQEREPSKAEAYCLRALERAPTPSLYVDTVRLQLQLRKSNMALRIASEFKSKYPNIPDPYLLLHNVYSLRREGDKALRVLEEGYSKNPESREIMVFLAEEYLRRGELVKARSVLLKLASISPDNPLPYFMLARIALSEGKQQEAIDYLEKSLKVKGTFEAGFITLGSIYEQRGEYSRAEDLYKDILRQDPNNRSALERLANIYTITGRFQEAKEVYQKLAELYPDGGYLYQYSLLLIRSGEAKRAKELLEKLYRENPDNPDIAYTYALLLEYDRETDKALSIYLDLQRKVGNNPKIIERLAGIYIDKKEYSKAEELLKTGLAVEPNSYQLNLLMASLYNEREEFQEALRYINKALQINPQDYRGYFLRAIVQDKAGRIISAEEDLRKALELNPDDPELLNHLGYSLLLWYEGARVDEAEKLIRRALEKEPENPAYIDSMAWVLYYRGDYLKAEELLLKALEKEKEDPVLYEHMGDVLVKLGREKEAQEYYKKAYELLMGGKKGEPNQKERLKGKLKLR from the coding sequence ATGAGATTGTTCTTTTTTTTGATATTTGCCAGCATATCGCTGGCTTACAATCCCTACACCGATTATGTTTTCTGCAGGCTGTATCAGGAGAGAGAGCCTTCAAAGGCAGAGGCTTACTGCCTGAGAGCTCTTGAAAGAGCACCCACACCTTCCCTGTATGTAGATACAGTAAGATTACAGCTTCAGCTGAGAAAGAGCAACATGGCCCTCAGGATTGCCAGCGAGTTCAAGTCAAAGTATCCCAACATACCAGACCCATACCTTCTCCTTCACAACGTATACAGTTTGAGAAGAGAAGGGGATAAAGCTCTAAGGGTGCTTGAGGAGGGATATTCAAAGAATCCTGAATCAAGGGAGATAATGGTTTTTCTGGCGGAGGAATACCTGAGAAGAGGTGAGCTTGTGAAGGCTCGCAGTGTGCTTCTTAAGCTGGCTAGTATTAGCCCTGACAACCCGCTGCCTTACTTTATGCTTGCGCGCATTGCCCTCTCTGAAGGTAAACAGCAAGAAGCCATAGACTACCTTGAAAAATCCCTCAAGGTAAAGGGCACCTTTGAGGCTGGCTTTATAACCCTCGGTAGCATATACGAGCAGAGGGGTGAATACTCAAGGGCTGAGGACCTTTATAAAGATATACTCAGGCAGGACCCCAACAACCGGAGTGCCCTGGAGAGGCTTGCAAACATATATACAATAACAGGGAGGTTTCAGGAAGCGAAGGAGGTCTACCAGAAGCTGGCTGAGCTTTATCCAGATGGGGGCTACCTGTATCAGTATAGCCTCCTTCTCATAAGGTCCGGAGAAGCAAAAAGGGCAAAGGAGCTTCTGGAGAAGCTATACAGGGAGAACCCGGACAATCCGGACATTGCTTACACATACGCACTTCTTCTTGAGTATGACAGGGAGACAGATAAAGCCCTGAGCATATACCTTGACCTTCAGAGGAAGGTTGGAAACAACCCCAAAATCATAGAGAGACTGGCAGGCATATACATAGATAAAAAGGAATACTCTAAGGCGGAAGAACTGCTCAAGACTGGGCTCGCAGTAGAGCCAAATAGCTATCAGCTCAATCTTCTCATGGCTAGCCTATACAACGAGAGGGAAGAGTTCCAGGAAGCCCTCAGATACATAAACAAAGCTCTGCAGATAAATCCTCAGGATTACAGGGGCTATTTTCTCAGAGCCATAGTTCAGGACAAGGCTGGCAGGATTATCTCCGCAGAGGAAGACCTCAGAAAAGCTCTTGAGCTCAACCCTGACGACCCGGAGCTGTTGAACCATCTTGGATATTCACTCCTTCTGTGGTATGAGGGTGCAAGGGTTGATGAGGCGGAAAAGCTCATAAGAAGAGCTCTGGAAAAGGAGCCTGAAAACCCAGCATACATAGATAGCATGGCATGGGTGCTCTATTACCGCGGAGATTACCTCAAGGCAGAGGAACTACTTCTCAAAGCTCTTGAAAAGGAAAAGGAAGACCCTGTGCTTTACGAACACATGGGAGATGTCCTGGTTAAACTTGGAAGGGAAAAGGAGGCTCAGGAATACTACAAAAAAGCTTATGAGCTTCTTATGGGGGGTAAGAAGGGGGAGCCAAACCAGAAGGAAAGGCTAAAGGGAAAACTCAAGCTTAGATGA